Proteins from a genomic interval of Zingiber officinale cultivar Zhangliang chromosome 1B, Zo_v1.1, whole genome shotgun sequence:
- the LOC122041547 gene encoding probable mitochondrial-processing peptidase subunit alpha-2, chloroplastic/mitochondrial produces LLKVHNELGKTKITTLPNGAKIASETTPSPVASIGLYVDCGSIYETPLSFGATHLLERMSFKITRNRSQLRMVREIEAIGESAKASASREQMGYTYDALKLYTPQMVEVLIDSVRNAVFLDWGTLSQLKKLKTELGELSSNPQGLLLEAVHSAGYSGALANPLIAPDSAISHLNGTILEGFAYENYTTPRIVLAASGVEHEELVSLAEPLLSDLPKVPRPQEPKSIYVGGEYRCQSDMPSTHIALAFEIPGGWHQEKEAMAATVLQVLMGGGGSFSAGGPGKGMHSRLCQLFNLFKAYKDPRQNPIA; encoded by the exons TTGCTAAAAGTTCACAATGAGCTGGGCAAGACAAAGATCACAACCCTTCCTAATGGTGCCAAAATTGCCTCTGAAACAACACCT AGCCCAGTTGCATCCATAGGACTGTATGTTGACTGTGGTTCAATATATGAGACCCCATTGTCATTTGGTGCTACTCATCTTTTAGAAAGAATGTCATTCAAAATCACAAGAAATAGGAGTCAGTTGCGAATGGTACGTGAAATAGAAGCCATAGGCGAAAGTGCTAAAGCATCAGCTTCTCGTGAACAGATGGGTTACACTTACGATGCTCTGAAATTGTACACGCCTCAAATGGTTGAGGTGCTTATAGATAGTGTCAGGAATGCTGTTTTCCTTGATTGGGGAA CACTATCACAGCTTAAGAAATTGAAGACAGAGCTAGGAGAGCTCTCTAGCAATCCTCAGGGTTTGCTTTTAGAGGCTGTTCATTCAGCAGGATATTCTGGTGCCTTGGCAAATCCTTTAATTGCTCCAGATTCTGCAATAAGCCATTTAAATGGGACCATATTGGAGGGGTTTGCTTAT GAGAACTATACTACTCCTAGGATAGTACTTGCAGCCTCAGGTGTGGAACACGAGGAATTGGTATCACTGGCTGAACCACTTTTATCTGATCTTCCAAAAGTGCCACGTCCACAAGAGCCAAAATCTATCTATGTTGGAGGAGAGTATAGATGTCAATCTGATATGCCG AGCACTCATATTGCACTTGCATTTGAAATTCCTGGAGGTTGGCATCAAGAGAAGGAAGCAATGGCAGCAACCGTTCTTCAG GTGCTTATGGGAGGTGGTGGATCATTCTCTGCTGGTGGACCTGGTAAAGGCATGCATTCTCGGTTAT gCCAACTGTTCAATCTGTTCAAAGCTTACAAAGATCCTAGGCAAAATCCAATTGCTTAA